GACTTCTCGGGCGCGGCGACCACAGGCCTGTACTTCCTGGGCAGCAGCCGAAAGGGCTGAGCCCGCTTCGGGGGCCCGGACCCCGGCCCCTAGCGTCCCGCCCAGCCCTGTCCCTTGGGCTGGGCGGGACGTCCCGGCGGCCCTCGACGAAAGAAAGACACCATGCTGAGCGTTCTGAGCCTGGTCACGCGACGACTCCTGACCCTGATACCCCTGGTGCTGGGCATCACGATCTTCGTTTTCGTGATCATGCAGTTCTCCCCGATCGATCCCGCGTTGTCCGTCCTCGGCGACCAGGCAACCGCCGCGCAGGTGGCCGCGTTCAAGGCCGCCAACGGCCTCGACGACCCGCTGCCCCTGCGGTACCTGCACTTCCTGGGCGACCTGCTCCGGGGCGATCTGGGCATGACCTTCCCGCCGTCCGTCCCGGTCGCCGACAAGATCGCCACCGCGCTGCCGCTGACGATCCAGCTGACCGCCCTCGGCATCGTCGGCGCGCTGATCATCGCGTTGGCCCTCGGCATCCCCGCGGCGCTGTACCGCGATCGCTGGCCCGACCAGGTCATCCGGTTCGTCTCGATGGCCGGTATCGCCATGCCGTCGTTCTGGCTGGCCCTCCTGCTCATCCAGGAGTTCTCGGTCCGCCGCCCCGTCTTCCCGACCGGCGGGTACGTCAACCCCGGTGACTCGTTCTCGCTCTGGCTCCAGTCGCTCGCCATGCCGGCGCTCGCTCTCGCCGTCCCGGTCGGCTGCTCACTGGCCAGAATCGTGCGGACGTCGATGGTCGAGGAACTCGACAAGGACTACGTGCGCACCGCCATCGGCGCCGGCCTGCCGCCCCGCGTGGTGGTCGGCCGCAACGTGCTGCGCAACGCGCTCGTCAACCCGCTCACCGTGCTGGGCCTGCGGATCGGCTACCTGCTGGGCGGCACTGTCGTCATCGAGGCCATCTTCTCGCTGCCCGGCATGGGCACCCAGATCATGAGCGCGGTGCAGCAGAACGACACCGCCCTCGCGCAGGGAACCGTGCTGACGATCGCCATCTGCTTCGTCGTCGTGAACCTGGTGGTCGACATCCTCTACCTCTTCGCCAACCCTCGACTGCGCGGAGCCCACTGATGCGTCGAACACTCACCGCCCGGCTGTCGGCTCCCGGCATCGCCTTCAAACGGCTCAGCATCACGGCCCGGATCGCACTGAGCTTCGTCCTGCTCATCGTCGTGGTGGGCATCTTCGCGCCGCTACTCCTGCGGCACGACCCCGCGCAGGCCGGGCTTGGTGCCGCGCTGACCGGCCCGAACGGCGACTACTGGTTCGGCTTGGACAAGCTCGGACGCGACGTGTTCTCACGGCTGGTCGCCGGCACCCGCCGCTCGTTGATCGTGGGCTTCGGCAGCGCCGGCATCGCCCTGGTGGTCGGCGCGATTCTGGGCGCGCTGGCGGGAACCAGCCGGCCCGCGATCGACGAGGTGGTGATGCGGTGCCTCGACGTCGTCATGGCATTCCCCGCCATCGTGCTCTCCGCCCTGCTGATCATCTCCTTCGGCAAGAACAGCCTCGTGGTCCTCGTGGTCGCGATC
This portion of the Micromonospora zamorensis genome encodes:
- a CDS encoding ABC transporter permease, which produces MLSVLSLVTRRLLTLIPLVLGITIFVFVIMQFSPIDPALSVLGDQATAAQVAAFKAANGLDDPLPLRYLHFLGDLLRGDLGMTFPPSVPVADKIATALPLTIQLTALGIVGALIIALALGIPAALYRDRWPDQVIRFVSMAGIAMPSFWLALLLIQEFSVRRPVFPTGGYVNPGDSFSLWLQSLAMPALALAVPVGCSLARIVRTSMVEELDKDYVRTAIGAGLPPRVVVGRNVLRNALVNPLTVLGLRIGYLLGGTVVIEAIFSLPGMGTQIMSAVQQNDTALAQGTVLTIAICFVVVNLVVDILYLFANPRLRGAH